A stretch of Tenrec ecaudatus isolate mTenEca1 chromosome 2, mTenEca1.hap1, whole genome shotgun sequence DNA encodes these proteins:
- the IGIP gene encoding IgA-inducing protein homolog: protein MKKRSVSGCNITILAVMFSHLSAGNSPCGNQANVLCISRLEFVQYQS, encoded by the coding sequence ATGAAGAAGCGCAGTGTGTCGGGCTGTAATATAACCATACTTGCTGTCATGTTCTCCCATCTCAGTGCTGGGAACTCACCATGTGGAAACCAAGCAAATGTGTTGTGCATCAGCCGGCTTGAGTTTGTTCAATATCAAAGCTGA
- the PURA gene encoding transcriptional activator protein Pur-alpha — MADRDSGSEQGGAALGSGGSLGHPGSGSGGGGGGGGGGGGSGGGGGGAPGGLQHETQELASKRVDIQNKRFYLDVKQNAKGRFLKIAEVGAGGNKSRLTLSMSVAVEFRDYLGDFIEHYAQLGPSQPPDLAQAQDEPRRALKSEFLVRENRKYYMDLKENQRGRFLRIRQTVNRGPGLGSTQGQTIALPAQGLIEFRDALAKLIDDYGVEEEPAELPEGTSLTVDNKRFFFDVGSNKYGVFMRVSEVKPTYRNSITVPYKVWAKFGHTFCKYSEEMKKIQEKQREKRAACEQLHQQQQQQQEETAAATLLLQGEEEGEED; from the coding sequence ATGGCGGACCGAGACAGCGGCAGCGAGCAGGGTGGTGCGGCGCTGGGCTCGGGCGGctccctggggcaccccggctCGGGCTCCGGCgggggcggtggcggcggcggcggtggcggcggcagcggcggcggcggtggcggggCCCCTGGGGGGCTGCAGCACGAGACGCAGGAGCTGGCCTCCAAGCGggtggacatccagaacaagcgCTTCTACCTGGACGTGAAGCAGAACGCCAAGGGCCGCTTCCTGAAGATCGCCGAGGTGGGCGCGGGCGGCAACAAGAGCCGCCTCACCCTCTCCATGTCAGTGGCCGTGGAGTTCCGCGACTACCTGGGCGACTTCATCGAGCACTACGCGCAGCTGGGCCCCAGCCAGCCGCCCGACCTGGCCCAGGCTCAGGACGAGCCGCGCCGGGCGCTGAAGAGCGAGTTCCTGGTGCGCGAGAACCGCAAGTACTACATGGATCTCAAGGAGAACCAGCGCGGCCGCTTCCTGCGCATCCGCCAGACGGTCAACCGGGGGCCCGGCCTCGGCTCCACGCAGGGCCAGACCATTGCGCTGCCCGCGCAGGGGCTCATCGAGTTCCGCGACGCGCTGGCCAAGCTCATCGACGACTACGGCGTGGAGGAGGAGCCGGCCGAGCTGCCCGAGGGCACCTCCTTGACTGTGGACAACAAGCGCttcttcttcgatgtgggctccAACAAGTACGGCGTGTTTATGCGCGTGAGCGAGGTGAAGCCCACCTACCGCAACTCCATCACCGTGCCCTACAAGGTGTGGGCCAAGTTCGGGCACACCTTCTGCAAGTACTCGGAGGAGATGAAGAAGATTCAAGAAAAACAGCGGGAGAAACGGGCTGCCTGTGAGCAgctccaccagcagcagcagcagcaacaggagGAGACCGCCGCTGCCACCCTGCTGCTGCAGGGCGaggaagaaggggaagaagaTTGA